A single window of Nasonia vitripennis strain AsymCx chromosome 4, Nvit_psr_1.1, whole genome shotgun sequence DNA harbors:
- the LOC100115992 gene encoding venom acid phosphatase-like isoform X12, which yields MNCSFKIAVHSVKIFPKGATATETKMQTSKIILWPLAFLLLGIVFVGAKEPELRQLNVVFRHADRTPETFPKRFPNDPHMYESFHPIGPGGLTNEGKRRVYHLGEVLRNRYRDFLGSSRDDHRESLFAISSDVARTKMSLQLILVGLYPPSADSKWHEQLEWQPIPTYYNEFSKDTFFNSDRCQMFIDELTRVRSLPDVQKKLGKFDTYLEELRKTVGKKSKLNLNDILLLHNNLDIEKRMNLTMLPWMNDVLADERLIEMRRLYYEINSYTDLLKRLLSGFMLRKINEDMFEASTNANFTRKVTLYGGHDKNIIALLQSLKIYDGHFPDFTSALIFELWFHDKGYYVKVRIRRFFTI from the exons ATGAATTGTAGTTTCAAAATAGCTGTCCATTCTGTTAAGATTTTTCCAAAAGGCGCAACAGCCACTGAAACAAAAATGCAGACTTCAAAAATAATCCTTTGgccgctcgcattcctcctcCTCGGCATCGTCTTCGTTGGTGCTAAAGAACCCGAGCTACGCCAACTCAACGTG GTATTCAGACACGCAGACCGGACTCCCGAGACATTTCCCAAGCGTTTTCCCAACGACCCGCACATGTACGAGTCGTTCCATCCTATCGGTCCAGGCGGCTTGACGAAT GAGGGCAAGCGCAGAGTTTACCATTTGGGTGAAGTGCTGCGCAACAGGTACAGGGACTTTCTGGGCTCATCGCGTGATGATCATCGCGAAAGTCTCTTCGCCATCAGTTCCGACGTAGCACGAACCAAAATGTCACTGCAATTGATCCTAGTCGGACTCTATCCGCCTTCCGCGGATAGTAAGTGGCACGAGCAACTCGAGTGGCAACCGATTCCGACTTATTATAACGAGTTTTCTAAGGACACGTTCTTCAATAGCGACAGGTGTCAGAT GTTTATCGATGAATTGACTAGAGTCAGGAGTCTGCCAGATGTGCAGAAGAAACTGGGGAAGTTCGATACGTACTTGGAAGAACTGAGGAAAACTGTGGGTAAAAAGTCTAAATTGAACCTCAATGACATTCTTCTTCTGCACAACAACCTGGACATTGAGAAAAGGATGAACCTGACGATGCTACCGTGGATGAACGACGTGTTGGCCGACGAACGATTGATCGAAATGCGAAGGCTTTATTATGAAATTAACAGCTATACCGATCTACTTAAACGATTACTGTCAG GGTTCATGCTGCGGAAGATAAACGAAGATATGTTCGAAGCCAGCACCAACGCAAACTTCACTCGGAAAGTAACTCTCTACGGTGGTCATGACAAGAATATAATAGCTCTGCTACAATCTTTGAAAATATACGACGGCCATTTTCCCGACTTCACTAGTGCCTTGATCTTTGAACTCTGGTTCCATGATAAAGGATACTACGTCAAAGTGCGTATACGAAG attttttACTATTTAG
- the LOC100115992 gene encoding venom acid phosphatase-like isoform X13, with translation MQTSKIILWPLAFLLLGIVFVGAKEPELRQLNVVFRHADRTPETFPKRFPNDPHMYESFHPIGPGGLTNEGKRRVYHLGEVLRNRYRDFLGSSRDDHRESLFAISSDVARTKMSLQLILVGLYPPSADSKWHEQLEWQPIPTYYNEFSKDTFFNSDRCQMFIDELTRVRSLPDVQKKLGKFDTYLEELRKTVGKKSKLNLNDILLLHNNLDIEKRMNLTMLPWMNDVLADERLIEMRRLYYEINSYTDLLKRLLSGFMLRKINEDMFEASTNANFTRKVTLYGGHDKNIIALLQSLKIYDGHFPDFTSALIFELWFHDKGYYVKVRIRRFFTI, from the exons ATGCAGACTTCAAAAATAATCCTTTGgccgctcgcattcctcctcCTCGGCATCGTCTTCGTTGGTGCTAAAGAACCCGAGCTACGCCAACTCAACGTG GTATTCAGACACGCAGACCGGACTCCCGAGACATTTCCCAAGCGTTTTCCCAACGACCCGCACATGTACGAGTCGTTCCATCCTATCGGTCCAGGCGGCTTGACGAAT GAGGGCAAGCGCAGAGTTTACCATTTGGGTGAAGTGCTGCGCAACAGGTACAGGGACTTTCTGGGCTCATCGCGTGATGATCATCGCGAAAGTCTCTTCGCCATCAGTTCCGACGTAGCACGAACCAAAATGTCACTGCAATTGATCCTAGTCGGACTCTATCCGCCTTCCGCGGATAGTAAGTGGCACGAGCAACTCGAGTGGCAACCGATTCCGACTTATTATAACGAGTTTTCTAAGGACACGTTCTTCAATAGCGACAGGTGTCAGAT GTTTATCGATGAATTGACTAGAGTCAGGAGTCTGCCAGATGTGCAGAAGAAACTGGGGAAGTTCGATACGTACTTGGAAGAACTGAGGAAAACTGTGGGTAAAAAGTCTAAATTGAACCTCAATGACATTCTTCTTCTGCACAACAACCTGGACATTGAGAAAAGGATGAACCTGACGATGCTACCGTGGATGAACGACGTGTTGGCCGACGAACGATTGATCGAAATGCGAAGGCTTTATTATGAAATTAACAGCTATACCGATCTACTTAAACGATTACTGTCAG GGTTCATGCTGCGGAAGATAAACGAAGATATGTTCGAAGCCAGCACCAACGCAAACTTCACTCGGAAAGTAACTCTCTACGGTGGTCATGACAAGAATATAATAGCTCTGCTACAATCTTTGAAAATATACGACGGCCATTTTCCCGACTTCACTAGTGCCTTGATCTTTGAACTCTGGTTCCATGATAAAGGATACTACGTCAAAGTGCGTATACGAAG attttttACTATTTAG
- the LOC100115992 gene encoding venom acid phosphatase-like precursor has translation MQTSKIILWPLAFLLLGIVFVGAKEPELRQLNVVFRHADRTPETFPKRFPNDPHMYESFHPIGPGGLTNEGKRRVYHLGEVLRNRYRDFLGSSRDDHRESLFAISSDVARTKMSLQLILVGLYPPSADSKWHEQLEWQPIPTYYNEFSKDTFFNSDRCQMFIDELTRVRSLPDVQKKLGKFDTYLEELRKTVGKKSKLNLNDILLLHNNLDIEKRMNLTMLPWMNDVLADERLIEMRRLYYEINSYTDLLKRLLSGFMLRKINEDMFEASTNANFTRKVTLYGGHDKNIIALLQSLKIYDGHFPDFTSALIFELWFHDKGYYVKIFYYLGIPEEMKEFTIPGCANPCSLDEYLKLTKAAEVRDNELNCKIYSTTYFSETD, from the exons ATGCAGACTTCAAAAATAATCCTTTGgccgctcgcattcctcctcCTCGGCATCGTCTTCGTTGGTGCTAAAGAACCCGAGCTACGCCAACTCAACGTG GTATTCAGACACGCAGACCGGACTCCCGAGACATTTCCCAAGCGTTTTCCCAACGACCCGCACATGTACGAGTCGTTCCATCCTATCGGTCCAGGCGGCTTGACGAAT GAGGGCAAGCGCAGAGTTTACCATTTGGGTGAAGTGCTGCGCAACAGGTACAGGGACTTTCTGGGCTCATCGCGTGATGATCATCGCGAAAGTCTCTTCGCCATCAGTTCCGACGTAGCACGAACCAAAATGTCACTGCAATTGATCCTAGTCGGACTCTATCCGCCTTCCGCGGATAGTAAGTGGCACGAGCAACTCGAGTGGCAACCGATTCCGACTTATTATAACGAGTTTTCTAAGGACACGTTCTTCAATAGCGACAGGTGTCAGAT GTTTATCGATGAATTGACTAGAGTCAGGAGTCTGCCAGATGTGCAGAAGAAACTGGGGAAGTTCGATACGTACTTGGAAGAACTGAGGAAAACTGTGGGTAAAAAGTCTAAATTGAACCTCAATGACATTCTTCTTCTGCACAACAACCTGGACATTGAGAAAAGGATGAACCTGACGATGCTACCGTGGATGAACGACGTGTTGGCCGACGAACGATTGATCGAAATGCGAAGGCTTTATTATGAAATTAACAGCTATACCGATCTACTTAAACGATTACTGTCAG GGTTCATGCTGCGGAAGATAAACGAAGATATGTTCGAAGCCAGCACCAACGCAAACTTCACTCGGAAAGTAACTCTCTACGGTGGTCATGACAAGAATATAATAGCTCTGCTACAATCTTTGAAAATATACGACGGCCATTTTCCCGACTTCACTAGTGCCTTGATCTTTGAACTCTGGTTCCATGATAAAGGATACTACGTCAAA attttttACTATTTAGGGATACCTGaagaaatgaaagaatttACAATTCCCGGATGTGCAAATCCTTGTTCTCTGGACGAGTATCTAAAGTTGACGAAAGCCGCTGAAGTGCGGGACAATGAATTGAACTGCAAAATATACTCAACCACTTACTTCTCAGAAACAGACTAA
- the LOC100115992 gene encoding venom acid phosphatase-like isoform X11: MQTSKIILWPLAFLLLGIVFVGAKEPELRQLNVEGKRRVYHLGEVLRNRYRDFLGSSRDDHRESLFAISSDVARTKMSLQLILVGLYPPSADSKWHEQLEWQPIPTYYNEFSKDTFFNSDRCQMFIDELTRVRSLPDVQKKLGKFDTYLEELRKTVGKKSKLNLNDILLLHNNLDIEKRMNLTMLPWMNDVLADERLIEMRRLYYEINSYTDLLKRLLSGFMLRKINEDMFEASTNANFTRKVTLYGGHDKNIIALLQSLKIYDGHFPDFTSALIFELWFHDKGYYVKIFYYLGIPEEMKEFTIPGCANPCSLDEYLKLTKAAEVRDNELNCKIYSTTYFSETD, from the exons ATGCAGACTTCAAAAATAATCCTTTGgccgctcgcattcctcctcCTCGGCATCGTCTTCGTTGGTGCTAAAGAACCCGAGCTACGCCAACTCAACGTG GAGGGCAAGCGCAGAGTTTACCATTTGGGTGAAGTGCTGCGCAACAGGTACAGGGACTTTCTGGGCTCATCGCGTGATGATCATCGCGAAAGTCTCTTCGCCATCAGTTCCGACGTAGCACGAACCAAAATGTCACTGCAATTGATCCTAGTCGGACTCTATCCGCCTTCCGCGGATAGTAAGTGGCACGAGCAACTCGAGTGGCAACCGATTCCGACTTATTATAACGAGTTTTCTAAGGACACGTTCTTCAATAGCGACAGGTGTCAGAT GTTTATCGATGAATTGACTAGAGTCAGGAGTCTGCCAGATGTGCAGAAGAAACTGGGGAAGTTCGATACGTACTTGGAAGAACTGAGGAAAACTGTGGGTAAAAAGTCTAAATTGAACCTCAATGACATTCTTCTTCTGCACAACAACCTGGACATTGAGAAAAGGATGAACCTGACGATGCTACCGTGGATGAACGACGTGTTGGCCGACGAACGATTGATCGAAATGCGAAGGCTTTATTATGAAATTAACAGCTATACCGATCTACTTAAACGATTACTGTCAG GGTTCATGCTGCGGAAGATAAACGAAGATATGTTCGAAGCCAGCACCAACGCAAACTTCACTCGGAAAGTAACTCTCTACGGTGGTCATGACAAGAATATAATAGCTCTGCTACAATCTTTGAAAATATACGACGGCCATTTTCCCGACTTCACTAGTGCCTTGATCTTTGAACTCTGGTTCCATGATAAAGGATACTACGTCAAA attttttACTATTTAGGGATACCTGaagaaatgaaagaatttACAATTCCCGGATGTGCAAATCCTTGTTCTCTGGACGAGTATCTAAAGTTGACGAAAGCCGCTGAAGTGCGGGACAATGAATTGAACTGCAAAATATACTCAACCACTTACTTCTCAGAAACAGACTAA
- the LOC100115992 gene encoding venom acid phosphatase-like isoform X14, protein MYESFHPIGPGGLTNEGKRRVYHLGEVLRNRYRDFLGSSRDDHRESLFAISSDVARTKMSLQLILVGLYPPSADSKWHEQLEWQPIPTYYNEFSKDTFFNSDRCQMFIDELTRVRSLPDVQKKLGKFDTYLEELRKTVGKKSKLNLNDILLLHNNLDIEKRMNLTMLPWMNDVLADERLIEMRRLYYEINSYTDLLKRLLSGFMLRKINEDMFEASTNANFTRKVTLYGGHDKNIIALLQSLKIYDGHFPDFTSALIFELWFHDKGYYVKIFYYLGIPEEMKEFTIPGCANPCSLDEYLKLTKAAEVRDNELNCKIYSTTYFSETD, encoded by the exons ATGTACGAGTCGTTCCATCCTATCGGTCCAGGCGGCTTGACGAAT GAGGGCAAGCGCAGAGTTTACCATTTGGGTGAAGTGCTGCGCAACAGGTACAGGGACTTTCTGGGCTCATCGCGTGATGATCATCGCGAAAGTCTCTTCGCCATCAGTTCCGACGTAGCACGAACCAAAATGTCACTGCAATTGATCCTAGTCGGACTCTATCCGCCTTCCGCGGATAGTAAGTGGCACGAGCAACTCGAGTGGCAACCGATTCCGACTTATTATAACGAGTTTTCTAAGGACACGTTCTTCAATAGCGACAGGTGTCAGAT GTTTATCGATGAATTGACTAGAGTCAGGAGTCTGCCAGATGTGCAGAAGAAACTGGGGAAGTTCGATACGTACTTGGAAGAACTGAGGAAAACTGTGGGTAAAAAGTCTAAATTGAACCTCAATGACATTCTTCTTCTGCACAACAACCTGGACATTGAGAAAAGGATGAACCTGACGATGCTACCGTGGATGAACGACGTGTTGGCCGACGAACGATTGATCGAAATGCGAAGGCTTTATTATGAAATTAACAGCTATACCGATCTACTTAAACGATTACTGTCAG GGTTCATGCTGCGGAAGATAAACGAAGATATGTTCGAAGCCAGCACCAACGCAAACTTCACTCGGAAAGTAACTCTCTACGGTGGTCATGACAAGAATATAATAGCTCTGCTACAATCTTTGAAAATATACGACGGCCATTTTCCCGACTTCACTAGTGCCTTGATCTTTGAACTCTGGTTCCATGATAAAGGATACTACGTCAAA attttttACTATTTAGGGATACCTGaagaaatgaaagaatttACAATTCCCGGATGTGCAAATCCTTGTTCTCTGGACGAGTATCTAAAGTTGACGAAAGCCGCTGAAGTGCGGGACAATGAATTGAACTGCAAAATATACTCAACCACTTACTTCTCAGAAACAGACTAA